In one window of Pirellulales bacterium DNA:
- a CDS encoding sigma-70 family RNA polymerase sigma factor: MAEFDHQAVTLGLQQGHTQAWTALYDQYSGGLWRYVSRLLGNQASATGDVVQEVFLAAAQSARQFDPARGTLWSWLLGIAHKQVANHWRQTARSVRVKTLAEQGAWDIGRWLDLELPETRMERRELCELVRGLLSDLPGDYTALLLGKYLDGQSLEELAAAWQTTVEATKSKLARARREFRACFDRATANHGPHAVISVTAVPLPE, translated from the coding sequence TTGGCCGAATTTGACCACCAAGCCGTGACGCTGGGTTTGCAACAAGGACACACCCAGGCCTGGACCGCGCTGTATGACCAATACAGCGGCGGCCTATGGCGATACGTCTCGCGTCTGCTGGGAAACCAGGCCTCGGCGACCGGGGATGTCGTGCAAGAAGTCTTTTTGGCCGCCGCCCAGTCCGCCCGCCAGTTTGACCCCGCTCGCGGGACGCTTTGGTCGTGGCTATTGGGCATCGCGCATAAGCAGGTTGCCAACCACTGGCGGCAGACCGCGCGGTCGGTACGGGTAAAGACCTTGGCCGAGCAGGGGGCGTGGGACATAGGTCGCTGGCTGGATCTGGAACTGCCTGAAACGCGCATGGAGCGGCGGGAATTGTGCGAACTGGTGCGCGGTTTATTGAGCGACTTGCCCGGCGATTATACGGCTTTGCTGTTGGGCAAGTATTTAGACGGACAAAGCCTCGAGGAACTGGCCGCCGCCTGGCAGACCACGGTGGAGGCCACCAAATCCAAACTGGCCCGGGCGCGCCGCGAATTTCGCGCGTGCTTTGACCGGGCCACCGCCAACCATGGCCCGCACGCTGTCATTTCCGTCACCGCCGTTCCCCTGCCAGAGTAA